From Rhinatrema bivittatum chromosome 5, aRhiBiv1.1, whole genome shotgun sequence, the proteins below share one genomic window:
- the LOC115092762 gene encoding endogenous retrovirus group 3 member 1 Env polyprotein-like, which translates to MRYSLLQVILLISCSSTTSLILPLSKNCSECIKLIRTTTPDGFQVVSTIIHQSQPPTSCATQPACALNTTQGYQSFHRCLEGDKVICHTPTTPKYYNITLTAGLPKSYTSTIIPEGKGILYYINSTKILMGSGSSVTITFDACEAIDKHPNALHCGSQAWKNSYAHNHKYLCPYNRAANPSGWIPCQGDLILSGWALVCDYTGGGYHGCHGIGRLTAGTGNIVSIQWPIRGEGSPWQDTWGFGIDGTGKDPMTYITITQHRDKPRPVIHQTTVVGYQSFFDEISHASEELKKHTFSNQAKNMFVNLAENIALSLEVKNCFVCGGTHTGEQWPWEAKEVFQTDLDHLNTTISYKRKTHPYEWALQTDVIGRQCISRQHSRIYTTSVGNSPCTGVLTANLTKLTWWQTENLTMPTTLWTESTLNKTWTAAGVPTTLFAAPDGYYFVCGRRAYEQLPLNWYGTCFLATIRPSFFLLPITAGETLGVPVYSPIKPSKRRRATKVSIGDWSDQEWPPERIVQYYGPATWAEDGSYGYRTPIYMLNRIIRLQAVLELLTNDSALALNILAKQNTKIITAVYQNRLALDYLLAQEGGVCGKFNLSNCCLQIDDKSKVIEEITDRMIRLAHVPVQTWTGVLDWTGSLPNWLTSIPGLKDILIPLLFFILSCILFPLCLPLIFRNLRSMIETIADRRAAAHVMMIKNYSTTINDTSTFQQR; encoded by the exons ATGAGATACAGTCTTCTACAAGTTATTCTACTGATCTCCTGCTCCTCAACTACTTCACTTATTTTACCACTAAGCAAAAATTGCTCAGAATGCATCAAATTAATCCGTACCACAACTCCAGATGGATTCCAGGTTGTCTCTACCATCatacaccaatctcagccacccacTTCCTGTGCAACGCAACCTGCATGCGCTCTAAATACTACTCAAGGATATCAGTCTTTCCACCGGTGTCTAGAGGGTGACAAAGTCATTTGTCACACGCCAACAACTCCAAAGTACTACAACATCACCCTAACTGCTGGATTGCCAAAGAGCTATACTTCCACTATAATTCCCGAAGGCAAGGGAATCCTATATTACATCAACTCAACAAAAATTCTCATGGGAAGTGGGTCAAGCGTTACCATCACCTTTGACGCATGCGAAGCAATTGATAAACATCCGAATGCACTTCATTGCGGGTCTCAAGCCTGGAAAAACTCCTATGCTCATAACCACAAGTACCTTTGCCCGTACAACCGAGCCGCCAATCCATCCGGTTGGATACCGTGTCAGGGAGACCTGATTTTGTCGGGTTGGGCTCTAGTGTGTGACTACACAGGAGGAGGCTATCATGGTTGCCACGGCATTGGCAGATTGACGGCAGGAACTGGTAATATTGTGTCCATACAATGGCCCATACGAGGTGAAGGTTccccctggcaagatacttggggatttggcatcgacggaactggaaaagacccaATGACTTACATCACGATCACCCAGCATAGAGACAAGCCTCGACCAGTTATTCATCAGACCACTGTGGTTGGTTACCAatccttctttgatgaaatatcccACGCATCAGAAGAATTGAAGAAGCATACCTTTTCAAATCAAGCGAAGAATATGTTTGTGAATCTGGCGGAgaacatagctctctctctcgaagttaAGAATTGTTTTGTCTGCGGAGGTACACacacaggagagcaatggccgtGGGAAGCCAAGGAGGTCTTCCAAACCGACCTCGATCACTTAAACACAACTATATCTTACAAACGAAAGACGCATCCATACGAGTGGGCTCTCCAAACAGATGTTATTGGCAGACAATGTATATCACGACAACATTCCCGAATCTACACCACTTCTGTTGGCAATTCACCATGTACAGGGGTCCTCACTGCCAACTTAACCAAACTCACTTGGTGGCAAACGGAGAATTTGACTATGCCCACAACCTTGTGGACTGAATCAACCTTAAACAAAACATGGACTGCCGCTGGGGTGCCCACCACTCTCTTTGCTGCTCCAGATGGATACTACTTTGTTTGTGGCCGAAGAGCTTATGAGCAGTTACCACTCAACTGGTACGGCACCTGTTTCCTGGCCACCATTCGGCCAAGTTTTTTCCTCTTACCAATCACCGCTGGAGAAACCCTAGGTGTGCCTGTCTACAGTCCTATAAAGCCAAGCAAGCGTCGTAGAGCTACAAAAGTTTCTATTGGAGATTGGTCagatcaggagtggcctcctgaacgaattgtacaatatTATGGCCCTGCTACTtgggctgaggatggttcttatggatatagaactccaatTTATATGTTAAACCGCATCATCCGACTGCAAGCAGTGTTGGAACTCCTGACCAATGATTCGGCACTGGCTCTCAATATCCTTGCTAAGCAAAACACCAAAATCATCACAGCTGTATACCAAAACCGTTTGGCCTTAGACTACCTCCTAGCTCAAGAAGGAGGTGTGTGTGGGAAATTTAAtctctctaattgttgtttacagattgatgataagAGTAAAGTCATCGAAGAGATCACTGATCGGATGATCCGTCTGGCTCATGTTCCTGTTCAGACATGGACCGGTGTCCTTGACTGGACGGGGTCCTTACCAAATTGGCTTACTTCAATTCCAGGACTGAAAGATATTCTTATCCCtctgctgttttttattttatcttgcaTTTTATTCCCTCTTTGTTTACCTCTcattttcagaaatctacgatcCATGATTGAAACCATAGCTGATCGCAGAGCAGCTGCCCATGTCATGATGATCAAAAA TTACTCAACAACTATTAATGATACTTCTACCTTTCAACAacgttga